The Setaria viridis chromosome 9, Setaria_viridis_v4.0, whole genome shotgun sequence sequence acgagaagaggagcgACGAGGAGgcgaaggagaggaggaggaggctctTGGGACTTACGAGGTGGTACGAGGAGGAATAAGAAGAGttagaggaggaggtggaggagctcctcTGCCTCTCCATTGCTCCGTGCTACGGTCCGCGGCCGCGGGGCAGGAAGCTACGGCTGGCGCGGCAATTGCTAGCCGCGCGGCTGGCGTGGTAATgaaggcggagcggcggggagTGGACGAAGGCGAGGAGGGGGCCGGTGTAACGGAAACGGAGCGGGGACTTTGGGGTGTCGTGGAGTAAGTGGGGAGTTAGCATAACCGTACCTGAATAATGTTCAGCTCTGACCCGTGTTTTCTTGGGATGACCTCTTTTTTTAGTGGGCTTTCTTGGATATCGAAGAGAAGCAGGTGTCCCccccgttttttttttttttgagcctCATGATGGGCTCATCAGCTCATGCTTTTTTGAACACCCCCTTTCTGAGATGGCTCATGGTTTTGAAGTGGCTGCATCTCAAATGATCAAAATGTGGTGGACCAGAAATCTGGTAGTTGTTGAGCAATGAGCATACGGGCACACACAATCCATTTGTAATACCATAGGGTTTAGCCTAATTCATGGGATGGGCTAAAGCTAAAGTTTAGATAGGAGGAGAGAACTTTGTGTTTCCATGATAAGCAAACTATATTTTCATTGGCTGAAAGGAACATTTTAGGAGGCATACGACATTTGACTATGTGCCCGGCGTATAATCAGCTGGAGAAAAGATGCAAACATATACATTCTTACGCCTTCTTTTCGCAATCGAATTACACTTACAGGAAAAAATGGCCTAACTAAAAGAGAAGAAACGGGACCGATTGTTTAGTCACTATCTTGTCAGATCTTTTCCTTTTGAGGACAATAGCTGGTAGAACAGCAGCTCATTCCATGTATCTGGCACTCCAGGAAGGCACCAATGGCTGCAATCCTGGGCGCTGGATGCTGTTAAATCTACCCCCTTCCGTCGAAAAACAGATGGGTGGCCATCGGTCCTTAGCCTGGACAGATCGGTAATGTTCAGAATTGTCACAGGCATCTTCATCTGCTTTGAGATCTGTTCAAGCATCACGTTTATCTCAGGCATTGGCCACGCACAGCTGTCGTTAGGTTCTAGTGTGCTCTCTCTGCAGTGCCCTCCTGAATTCCACTCTCCTCCGCTGAAACCAGCGATAAACATTACATAAGCATGCTGCATAGAGGAGACCCAAGCAAGCCAGCAGCTCTGAAGTTGCCAGTGTTAGACTGAACAGTGGAGGACCAGACCTGAAATGTGATGGGGATGAGCTCCGGAAGAACACTCGAGTTTTCCGTGGATCGATGTAGCGGTCGATCCATGATGCCCATGTGATTAGTGCTCTTTGGAAAGCTGTAGAGGCTTCAAGGTGGGGATGAACATGATCCCCTTCTTGATAGAAATTCACTCTGCAATTAACACGTAATCATCAGATGCTAGCAATTAGAGTATACCTATGTAAATACATGATCAGGCCATTGTTTCTCTGGAAGGTTAAAGGAAACAAGAATATCAAATATTGAATTTCTTTTATTATTTCATTCCAAATGAGAGCTATGTTCCACGCAGTGATAGCATGAATCAACACTCACCCAGCATTTGTTTTGTGATGCGACCACCAATGAGCAGAGTTGAACACAAGCACATCAGCACCTTTCCACCTTGATGAGCTCTGATCTATGGTATCAATCCGTAGTGTCATTGCGCGCTTTTGGCCGATTCTTGCTTTGGTTTCATGCACCAAAAAATGTGTAGTATGATACTCCACACTGCAATTATAGTCCTGCAACAACAATATTGAGATGACTATTACACAGTAGTCTAGAAACTGAACGGATTAGTTCTACATCAGCTATACATCATACGAACCAGGAACTTGAAGTTGTAATACCCTTTTTGTTTAGTAATCTTGCGGCCATGAGTTTCACGAATCCTTGAAGGATCTGGGATTGCTGTTCGTAGCAAGCACATCATGGATTCCCATTGGTTCCTGTTAATGGAGTCTCCAACAAACACTAGTCTCTTTCCTCGCAGCATCTCAAGCATTTTCCTTGCATTGAACCTAAAATTACCGCATGAAGTTAGTGAATAGCAACTTTCTAGTAGCATTTCCTAACTCGTAAGCAATGGATGAAGTGAGCAAATACAGTACTAGCGTAGCAACACCTTGGGACATTGCAATGCTTAGGCTGCCACCTCATCTTCATGTAGCTTTGATCCATTCTTCCATTAGCTTGGCAGCTGAACCCTTCATCTATAAATGGGCATGAATTGCTCCCATAGAGTGGATAGCTTTCGTCGAACACCCAACTCCCGTCAGAAACATCACACTGTGCTGCATTGCTTTGCGCAGAATCGATGCTGCTCTTAGCCCTTTCTTGCTCATCTGGATTGACTGGAGCTCCTCCTGGGTTGTTCCCCAACGTTGAATTATCTGAGCTTTCCCAGTGCCCCCCTTTCTGAGAAGCATAAGCTCCATGCACAGACGAATtgcgcccatcatcatcatgGCCGCCTCGCAAGAATTCATCTCTCGTATTCATTGCAGGACCTGAAGCTTGAACAGAGAAATTGACATCTCGCGAAGACCCCGTTACCTCCAATTTCTCTGCTGATGCAGCTGCCGAACCAAGAGTTTCGTTGCTAAGATTCTTGTCCTCAGCTAAGTTTGGCCTCTCCGAAATCAAATCTTTCGCTTTCGTCAGCCTCTCGCCACCACTGCCTTGAGCAGCAGCTTCTTTCACCTCCACAGCCGAATCCAAGCCTCCAAGAGAGTGGTTTCTTGCTTCCCCAACCTCTTGCACTTTCAAGACTTCACCATCCGAGGGTGCTCCACCATTTCCTCCTCCAGTAGCAGTTTCTTGCGCCTCCGTTACCGAGCCCACGCCCCGCACCGACAAGTCTCCGGGACCAGCGGGGCGGGCTCCCTCCGCGACCGAATCTTCTCTTCGGAGCCCAAGAACCGCCTCTtcgacctccgccgccgctgggccGCCCCAGTAACCCCAACCACCCGCAACAACCGGCGCGGGGGCAGCGGCGAACGCCAAGGGAAGGTGGAGCGGGCGGCCCTGGCGGAGGGCCAAGAGGAAGCAGGAGAGGAGGGATAAGGAGGCGAgggagacgaggaggaggctCTTCGGGCTCAGCAGGTGGCGGTGGTACGagctggagcaggaggcggggctcCTCTGCCTCTCCATTGGCCTGCGGGCGGCTGGGAAGGGTGGGGGGGAAGGAGGAGGCAGGTGAACAGCTTGCACGGCAATGGCGAGTCACCGAAGTGAGCCGTGGATcgtgttgtgacttgtgagtcgGTGACGTGATGAATGTGAAGTTCGGGTGCTGCGCTGGAAAGAGTTAGGCCCGTTTGTTTCGTTTCGTTAGTACCTTCTAAAATctctgtcacatcaaatatttaaatactaattagaaatattaaatatagtttaattataaaattaattgcacagacggAGATTAATTTgaaagacgaatctattaagcctaattagtccatgatttgacaatatggtgctacagtaaaaatatgctaatgatggattaatcagacttaatagattcatctcgggaattagcctccatctgtgtaattaattttataattagctcatgtctagtcctcctaattagccttcgaatatttaatgtgacatgaattttagtccggctGTAAAATGGCTTCGGGAAAGAAGCTTCCCAAAATCCATTCTCTGGAGCCATTTGAGGGAGGGGGAGCCGAAAAAACTGCTCCCCGCGACTCCCTCCCTAACCCGCATCCCCAGcagaccaaaatacccctgaaGTTGGATGCAATTACAGGGACGCAAAATATCCTGCAGCTCCCTCCCCAACGGCGGGCATGGCGCGCACAGGGTGGAGGCGAGTGGCGCTACGacgcgaggtggaggcggctaGCGTTGGGAGCGAGATGGAAGCGGCGTAGGGGAGGAGGTGCGGCCGGAAGGCGCTGGTGGCGCGAGGGAAGGAGGCGAGGCAGGGGATCGAGTGAGAGCTGAGCGACGAGGAAAAAGGAGagcaggaggcggtggaggagtgGATAAAGGATAGAAGGGAAATTAGAGAGGGGAGAAAataaggaaagaaaagagaaaaataaaaaataaaacagataagggtattataaatattttatcatttttattCATGTTACACAGCTAGAGAAGTCATTTTATCAATATTTTTTCATCTAAATAAGTCGAAGTTAAAAAAATCTGCTTCACAAAACGAGTCATAGGCGCAACCGTGGCCCCCAAACGAACCTTTAGATGAAAAGGGAGCAATGATTGATCATTTAAAAGTGGCAGGACATGTGAGTACGTGACGGAGAGCACCTCGCTGATTCTGTCTCCATTAAATTAGTCTCCCAGCACCAAACAGTCAAAATGCAAGGAAAATGACAGACATTCTGACAAGATGACTATATATGGGGATTAGGGGTAAATGAAAACCTCAAGCAATCTTTTGAATGGCTGATCTCGCCTGATTCTAATTTCCACCCAATGCATCATGATGCGTCAACCTTGGAAACGTGTCTATGTGGGTCGCTGAGTTTCCAGTTGTTTGGAGataaaaggagaagaagcgggCAAAAGAAATGAAGCATTTCGGAAGCAATTGCAGCACGCCTGCAGCTGATGTATGCCTGTCGCACTAACCAAATTTCTACATCCCGACGAGCATTGTGAACGGAAGAGTTCACCCATTT is a genomic window containing:
- the LOC117839794 gene encoding protein trichome birefringence-like 6, which encodes MERQRSPASCSSSYHRHLLSPKSLLLVSLASLSLLSCFLLALRQGRPLHLPLAFAAAPAPVVAGGWGYWGGPAAAEVEEAVLGLRREDSVAEGARPAGPGDLSVRGVGSVTEAQETATGGGNGGAPSDGEVLKVQEVGEARNHSLGGLDSAVEVKEAAAQGSGGERLTKAKDLISERPNLAEDKNLSNETLGSAAASAEKLEVTGSSRDVNFSVQASGPAMNTRDEFLRGGHDDDGRNSSVHGAYASQKGGHWESSDNSTLGNNPGGAPVNPDEQERAKSSIDSAQSNAAQCDVSDGSWVFDESYPLYGSNSCPFIDEGFSCQANGRMDQSYMKMRWQPKHCNVPRFNARKMLEMLRGKRLVFVGDSINRNQWESMMCLLRTAIPDPSRIRETHGRKITKQKGYYNFKFLDYNCSVEYHTTHFLVHETKARIGQKRAMTLRIDTIDQSSSRWKGADVLVFNSAHWWSHHKTNAGVNFYQEGDHVHPHLEASTAFQRALITWASWIDRYIDPRKTRVFFRSSSPSHFSGGEWNSGGHCRESTLEPNDSCAWPMPEINVMLEQISKQMKMPVTILNITDLSRLRTDGHPSVFRRKGVDLTASSAQDCSHWCLPGVPDTWNELLFYQLLSSKGKDLTR